In one window of Archocentrus centrarchus isolate MPI-CPG fArcCen1 chromosome 11, fArcCen1, whole genome shotgun sequence DNA:
- the LOC115788354 gene encoding progranulin-like, protein MSRITLWLSVGVAVLGFASCSITCPDGGTCSDTSTCCKSNSGYACCPSANAVCCADMAHCCPSGHRCNLVAQTCEKVNQPWLSIPMENKEAAEKPSTPNLSGTPLQELTESHVPDPIKSSVVYCDSYTYCPDRTTCCRHPKGGWTCCPYFPGKCCLDGYHCCPYGLDCDHTYTHCVRERLTYPFLRKPALPSAPASLIPTSEDKEN, encoded by the exons ATGTCAAGGATCACTCTGTGGCTTTCAGTTGGAGTGGCTGTGTTGGGTTTTGCTTCTTGCTCTATCACATGTCCTGATGGGGGAACTTGCTCAGATACTTCCACCTGCTGCAAGTCTAATAGTGGATATGCCTGCTGTCCCAGTGCAAAT GCAGTGTGCTGCGCTGACATGGCCCACTGCTGCCCGTCAGGACATCGCTGTAACCTGGTTGCCCAGACGTGTGAGAAAGTAAACCAGCCATGGCTGAGCATACCCATGGAGAACAAGGAGGCTGCAGAGAAACCAAGCACCCCCAATCTGTCTGGAACTCCACTTCAGGAGCTCACAGAGAGCCACGTCCCAGATCCAATCAAGAGTTCAGTGGTCTACTGTGACAGCTACACCTACTGTCCTGATCGCACTACTTGCTGCAGACACCCAAAAGGTGGCTGGACCTGTTGTCCCTACTTTCCT GGTAAATGTTGTCTGGATGGCTACCACTGCTGTCCATATGGATTGGACTGTGACCACACCTACACGCACTGTGTGAGGGAAAGACTCACATATCCTTTCCTCCGCAAGCCAGCCCTGCCTTCAGCACCTGCCTCTCTCATTCCTACTTCAGAGGACAAAGAAAACTAG